In Mustela lutreola isolate mMusLut2 chromosome 4, mMusLut2.pri, whole genome shotgun sequence, the genomic stretch aggggctgtGTCTGGCATCAAGGaggtagaggccagagatgctgctaaacatcctacaatgaaCAGTTCAGTTTCGCTTCccttcgcccccccccccagcccccaacaaagaattatcctgcCCCAAATGTGAATCGTGCTGAGGCTGACAAGCGCTGGTTGCTGAGCCACCGTTGCCCATCTCTATCCCCTTCCCCGGGAGTCTTGAACAAGTACTTGCCCGGCATCGCATCTGCTCTGTAACAATATTACGTGGGAAATGCTAAAATCATAGGCACTTGGATCCTGTGAAAAGATAAGCACAGCCAGGAGGGGCTTTGCGCGCCCACCCGAGTCTTCTCCGCCCGGTCTGGGGACGCGGAGGGCGCGTCGGTGCGCTGCACGAGAGAATGGTGCCACCTAGTGGTACCAGGGTTAACAGCAAGAGCGGGAACCTCTCCAAGAACTGGAAACTATTTATAGGGTTAGCTGCGAAGAAAATGTCTATGGAAGAAAAACGGTGACCACccaaatgagaataaaaagaggCTATTTATTCAGAGATTTCTATAGCAAGGAAGTCAGCCACCATCACTTGCACGTGGCAGAGACTCAAATACCGGTGGAGACTCAAATGCTAGATTtatggaggaaaataaaagactTCAGGTGTGCCCTGCTTGGAGGTTGTTGGCTCCAGGCAGCTGGAGGCCTGGGCATCCTCTGTGATCGgtttggagaagatatttggctATCTCTGGTTGGTCCTGAGATGGAAGTGGGGGATGCAAATTAGAGAAGTTGGCAGTCATTGATCGGGTCCTGACTATCCGCGTCAGGCTGAGGGTTCAAGTTCTACTGTCCTGTATCTTGCCAGTGTCTGTTTGTGTATTGAGTCTCTTAGGTCATTAATCATCCCAAATACAATCGTGCTGTTACTAATCCTGAACCAGATTACATAAAATAACCCATGTAAGAAGCCGCCTGACTGCAGGCCAACATCTGTGATTTTTAAAGGCTGCCCTTACAGATTCTGACTTAGCGTTCGTATTTGATAAAACGGTGTGATTTTGCTGCCCGTGTGCCTTAATATGGGTGGCATCATTCTCCTCACTGACAATCACATGGGGGCCCCAGGAATCCCTCAAAGTCACCTGCTTGGGTGACTAGagctcctttcccctctccccaccactacCATCGgcaacaccaccaccatcaccacctctAACACGGGGCTATGGCCCCTACTACCCCCACCAtcacctctgtttctctctcccttgctgttTAGAGCGATATGACCTTCCTTTGGTTCTTCAAGGTCAAACCAAACCAACACCCCTCCCCTGCAATGCTTCACACTCAACTCCTTCCTCTTCAGGGCTTTATTCTTTACACATCTGCATAccctcccactcttcctctcCAAAGTAACTGCTGTCCTCAGGGTTCTCCCAATTCTTCACTTCTTTCATGCTCTTGCCACACTGAAATGGCACATTATGCGTTCCCCTGTGGGGTCTCCCTCATGAGTCATCAGCTTGTAAGGGCAGGATGTGTGTCGCTGTGTGTCTCCAAGGCCCTGGGCTCAGCATGATACCTAGttcaataatatataatattatgaagCCTTGATAATAATAGATTCTGCTTAAGAAATATGTATTGGGCTCAAAAAGTATTGGCTAAACGAATAAGCATGGTCTTTCAGGAGCCACTCTTCAAGGTCCAAACACATTCCCCAAATCAGTGCTGCCTGGAACTCTCGGTCCAGGGGTAACTAAgctctccccgcccctcctcaCATTCTCCTTAGCTGAAAACCCAGCCTGTGTGCAGAAGGGGCTTTCAGCTCACTGCGCGTCTCAGCGTTTCCACGCCTTTTGTAAGGAAAGCTACTGACAGGCACGGGGAAGGGGAGGGCACACAGGGTGCCTTAGCATTTGGCATTAAATCTATTTATGGaatccaggaccccagggccaGGTTAGCCTGAGTGTGTCCGCGCCGCTTCCGCTTTAAGGGGCGGAGCCCGAGCGGGCGGGCGGGGCGCTCCCGGAAGACGCGGCCTCCGCGTCCTTCGCGTCGGATCCCGAGCCCGCCGAGCGCCCTCCCCGGCTCACCGCGGCGGGTGTGCGGCCGCCTGACTCCGGCCCTCCGCgcccctcttccccaccctccccacccctctctccccgcTCTCTCCATTCCGATCGCTTGCCCTCCGCACACCCTTCCCGCTGTCGGCGTCCGGATCCTCGGACCCTCATCTTTGAACCTCTGCACCCCTCATCTCCCCGCCCCTGGCTCTTCCCCGCCGCGGTACCCGGTGCCCGGGTCTTCGGCGGtttgccctgccccctcccccacgccgCGGCTCTCAACCCTTTGTCCCGGGTGTACCTTCCTTCTTGCCCCGCACCACCCTTGCCTCCGCCTCCCCCCTGCTCCCGGCACCCGGGTCCTCCGCGCCCACATCCACCCCCACCTCCGCCCAGCCTCTCCGTGCTCTGGGTCTCGGCGGGTGCCCGGGCCCCCGGGCCCCCGCGCGGGTTTGGGTGACCCCGCGGCCGCCAGGCTCTGGCTCCGCCCGCGCCGCCACCTCGCGCAGGTCGCGTCTCCGCTCTGGGCCTGGCCGGGCGTCTGGCTGGGCTCCTTCCGCTGTCACAGTGGGTGCAGTTCTGGAAGCCCCCGAAGGCGCAGCCGGCCTCGGGTCTTAAGTCCAAGCGAGGTACCGAGAGGCAGTGGGGTGCGGAGCGGGGACGGAGGGGCTGGGCTGCGCGGCCTAGGGGGCGCGCCCTGCAGAGCCGGTCTGCGCTTAGCCTGCCCACACTTAGTCTGCACGCAGGGTCTGAGCGGCGCGGGGTCTCGCCGGTACCCCACTTTTAAGTGGGATACTCAGCTGTGAGCCTGGACTCGTGTCAGCCTTGCCTAAAGCGTGAACATAGATGGGTGCCCTTTAAGTCGGGGGCAGGCAGCCTAGGCCAAGGATCTCTGGAAGAGGATGGTGACCCCCTGGCGCTTCTCCGTCAGGGTCTGCTTGTCGCATCTAAGGGGTTTTGAGCTCAGAAAAGAACTCGGGCTTTTAAGATCATCTGGGTGCTCTCGTAATGCCAGACTCTGTTGGCTTCTGCTCGGTACTTTACCCAAACTTATCTCAACCTATGGGGACACTGGTGAGGGGGCCCCTGAGAGCGCATGCCAGCGAAGAGCCAGCTGGAGTGACCTAGCTGAAAATGGACCACTGGAGAGAGTCTCCCAAGAGGGGCAGCTCGGAGGCCTCTTTCTGCACCTCCGCATCTGGCTCCGGGCTGGGGCTCTGTTGATGaaattcttccctctccttctcttctatcCCCTCACCTACCTGGCTCCCAGCGTCTCCAGCCTCTGGCTCTACCTGCTTCTGAAAGCCACGGAGACCTCAGGCCCAACCTACATCAAACTGGGCCAATGGGCCAGCACCCGGCGTGATCTCTTCTCAGAGGCTTTCTGTGCCCAGTTCTCCAAGCTGCATGTCCGGGTGACGCCCCACCCTTGGACTCACACAGAACACTTCCTGCGGCAGGCGTTTGGGGAAGACTGGGGCAAGGTCCTCTGCTTTGAGAAGAAGGAACCTGTGGGCTCAGGCTGTGTGGCCCAAGTGTACAAAGCACGTGCCAATCCTGCCTTCCTGGAGAATGACAGTGTCCGGAGACTTGCTAAGGCCTCCCGCCTGCAGCCTTCTTTGGAAGCTGGGGCAGTCGGGAGCCTGGGAGATCTCTTTGGACCcccagagaaggggtgggggtttCAAGGAAGTCTTGCCGACCAGTCCTTTCTAGAAAGGCTGCTCCTCCCTGAAGCCGACCTGGTTGGATCAAATGCAGTCGTGTCTCAGTCTTTAGCGCGTGCCCACCGACCTGAGCCAGATCACCTCATCCCCGTGGCCGTGAAAGTAAGTGCTTGGATGGCTTCGGCAGACTCTTTCTGTCTAAGATTTTACTGTGTCCACAGAGCTGTCCCGGGTCAGGCACCCCCATTTGCAAATCACCCCACATTGCTTTCCGCTGATTTTTCTTAGCTTGACTTTTGTGTGCCTATGCTATGCATGCTGTATTTCTTGGTTTGAGGGAGTGGCTGTGTGAAGAGGGTTTGGGGTCTGTTGCCTCTGTGGGGGGAGGAACCACTACTCAGCTGACCTGCTCCTCTGGGGCGAGGATAAATAAGTCAGAGACAGTCTCTGACGTGCTGGGGCGAGCCCAAGATGGCAGTATTCATTTGTACAGAAGTGGCTTcctcctgtcacttttcctttctagtcacccctgcctgggctccatcatttttttttttttaaagactttatttatttgacacacagagaaatcacaagtaggcagagaggcaggcagagagagagggggaagcaggctccccactgagcagagagcccgatgcgggacttgattgcaggaccctgagatcgtgacctgagctgaaggtagaggctttaacccactgagccaccaggtgccctgggctcCATCATTTTTGTCTCTGCCCTCTTCCGTCCCATTCAGCGTGGTCCCAGGTCTCTGGCAGACCCCAGTGGCAGGTACCCTTGATGCCTCTCTTACACCTCCTTGGAAACAGCCCTCTGTTTGCACCTACTGAATCATTCTTTCTAAGGCCTGAGGCCCGGCTCTTTATAAATGCTGCCAGTGATTCCCATGAGCAGACATGTTTGGGGAATACGGGACCAAAATATCTTCCGCTCTGTGGAATACTAAGGGAGTGGATGCCAGCTGTGTACCAGGATAGGTGCCAGTCATGGTAGACACATTATTTAGTCTGTAGTGGCTGCCTTTGAGGTAGGCATTGGCTTAACTTGTATCTCTATATATCGCCGCTTTGTTCTCAGCTTTGGAAAGGACTTGATGTGGGGGAGCGGGTGAGGACTATTATCTCcatggtctgttttgttttgttcttagattttatttatttgagagagagagagtaagtgtaagagagagcacgagcaggtgggaggggcagaggtagaagaagaagcagactccccactgatca encodes the following:
- the ADCK2 gene encoding uncharacterized aarF domain-containing protein kinase 2 isoform X5; protein product: MVTPWRFSVRVCLSHLRGFELRKELGLLRSSGCSRNARLCWLLLGTLPKLISTYGDTGEGAPESACQRRASWSDLAENGPLERVSQEGQLGGLFLHLRIWLRAGALLMKFFPLLLFYPLTYLAPSVSSLWLYLLLKATETSGPTYIKLGQWASTRRDLFSEAFCAQFSKLHVRVTPHPWTHTEHFLRQAFGEDWGKVLCFEKKEPVGSGCVAQVYKARANPAFLENDSVRRLAKASRLQPSLEAGAVGSLGDLFGPPEKGWGFQGSLADQSFLERLLLPEADLVGSNAVVSQSLARAHRPEPDHLIPVAVKVLHPGLLAQVQMDLLLMKMGSRVLALLPGVKWLSLPEIVEEFEKLMVHQIDLRYEARNLEHFQCNFLNVNSVKFPTPLRPFVTRDVLVETYEESVPVSSYQQAGIPTDLKKKIARLGINMLLKMGQRVAELILHHARASECRDVEAFKAEMATLVTQARKNTITLEKLQVSSLLSNVFKLLMTHKVKLESNFASIVFAIMVLEGLGRSLDPKLDILEAAKPFLLKGPAFPR
- the ADCK2 gene encoding uncharacterized aarF domain-containing protein kinase 2 isoform X3; the encoded protein is MVTPWRFSVRVCLSHLRGFELRKELGLLRSSGCSRNARLCWLLLGTLPKLISTYGDTGEGAPESACQRRASWSDLAENGPLERVSQEGQLGGLFLHLRIWLRAGALLMKFFPLLLFYPLTYLAPSVSSLWLYLLLKATETSGPTYIKLGQWASTRRDLFSEAFCAQFSKLHVRVTPHPWTHTEHFLRQAFGEDWGKVLCFEKKEPVGSGCVAQVYKARANPAFLENDSVRRLAKASRLQPSLEAGAVGSLGDLFGPPEKGWGFQGSLADQSFLERLLLPEADLVGSNAVVSQSLARAHRPEPDHLIPVAVKVLHPGLLAQVQMDLLLMKMGSRVLALLPGVKWLSLPEIVEEFEKLMVHQIDLRYEARNLEHFQCNFLNVNSVKFPTPLRPFVTRDVLVETYEESVPVSSYQQAGIPTDLKKKIARLGINMLLKMIFVDNFVHADLHPGNILVQGADGLSKSREAPLQQMDVCNTLVVAMTPARCPLRLVLLDAGIVAELQAADLSNFRAVFMAVAMGQGQRVAELILHHARASECRDVEAFKAEMATLVTQARKNTITLEKLQVSSLLSNVFKLLMTHKDFAFLPSIYKGSGFPDPYQHLLSF
- the ADCK2 gene encoding uncharacterized aarF domain-containing protein kinase 2 isoform X4; translated protein: MVTPWRFSVRVCLSHLRGFELRKELGLLRSSGCSRNARLCWLLLGTLPKLISTYGDTGEGAPESACQRRASWSDLAENGPLERVSQEGQLGGLFLHLRIWLRAGALLMKFFPLLLFYPLTYLAPSVSSLWLYLLLKATETSGPTYIKLGQWASTRRDLFSEAFCAQFSKLHVRVTPHPWTHTEHFLRQAFGEDWGKVLCFEKKEPVGSGCVAQVYKARANPAFLENDSVRRLAKASRLQPSLEAGAVGSLGDLFGPPEKGWGFQGSLADQSFLERLLLPEADLVGSNAVVSQSLARAHRPEPDHLIPVAVKVLHPGLLAQVQMDLLLMKMGSRVLALLPGVKWLSLPEIVEEFEKLMVHQIDLRYEARNLEHFQCNFLNVNSVKFPTPLRPFVTRDVLVETYEESVPVSSYQQAGIPTDLKKKIARLGINMLLKMIFVDNFVHADLHPGNILVQGADGLSKSREAPLQQMDVCNTLVVAMTPARCPLRLVLLDAGIVAELQAADLSNFRAVFMAVAMGQGQRVAELILHHARASECRDVEAFKAEMATLVTQARKNTITLEKLQVSSLLSNVFKLLMTHKLKIHLQNLL